From a region of the Bacteroidota bacterium genome:
- a CDS encoding LysM peptidoglycan-binding domain-containing protein, with protein sequence MANLPFTDAMSRKLAKMTFIRLDLKSSISGLKSAFDVKSFIESVPVTGSPFDLSDKIKSPVFTVMYNPESFTRKLKKEVSNKDQSGPGNKTESEQIKLLNDELSFKLFFDATGASPSAGIAGKTISSALAGAANGVDILIEQFKKTVFDTDNGTHTGGHVLIIWGVNRFMGRVTSMTINYKLFDRVGRPIRAEVDVTVLEDDPTERMKLKDIFNSPDVTKTYTVKAGDTLPLLAQKMYDDESLYLEIARINGLRNYRKLSPGQVLVFPPIKKEDL encoded by the coding sequence ATGGCTAACCTTCCTTTTACTGATGCAATGTCGCGCAAGCTGGCGAAGATGACATTTATTCGTCTGGATTTAAAGAGTAGTATTTCCGGATTGAAGAGTGCTTTTGATGTTAAGTCATTTATTGAATCTGTGCCGGTTACTGGTTCACCATTCGATTTGTCTGATAAAATTAAATCGCCGGTTTTCACAGTAATGTACAACCCGGAATCATTCACGAGAAAATTAAAGAAAGAGGTAAGTAACAAAGATCAATCAGGGCCTGGGAATAAAACTGAATCTGAACAGATAAAACTCCTGAATGATGAACTTTCATTTAAACTCTTTTTTGATGCAACAGGTGCATCACCATCCGCCGGTATTGCCGGAAAAACTATTTCTTCGGCGTTGGCCGGTGCCGCCAATGGTGTGGATATACTGATTGAACAGTTTAAAAAAACTGTATTTGACACGGACAACGGTACACACACGGGAGGTCATGTGCTGATTATTTGGGGAGTGAACCGGTTTATGGGAAGAGTTACTTCGATGACCATTAACTATAAGTTATTTGATCGGGTTGGCAGACCGATCAGAGCAGAAGTGGATGTAACTGTTTTAGAAGATGATCCTACTGAAAGAATGAAACTGAAGGACATCTTTAATTCTCCGGATGTTACTAAAACATATACAGTAAAAGCGGGCGACACCCTTCCGCTCCTCGCGCAAAAAATGTACGACGATGAGTCGTTGTACCTCGAAATAGCCCGTATCAACGGACTCAGAAATTACAGGAAACTTTCTCCCGGACAGGTACTCGTATTTCCGCCCATAAAGAAGGAGGATTTGTAA
- a CDS encoding DUF4255 domain-containing protein: MKFLTDELNDYLGVQATTLSQPPQIKLSNVADADGKVVIPSNTLGISLINVEEERVMKDQRTSGRALNGDVEYFNPELRLNLYVLISANFIGSSGGSNTVAPEYEEGLKQLSYVIGFFQGRNVFTTDNSPTLDASVKKLIVELYSFSFEQQYNFWSVVGAKYMPSVLYRVRMLTYQEKRVNGVQTPIGTIDLSLNQR; encoded by the coding sequence ATGAAATTTCTTACGGATGAGTTGAACGACTACCTCGGCGTACAGGCCACCACGTTGTCGCAACCTCCTCAGATAAAACTTTCGAACGTAGCCGATGCCGACGGGAAGGTGGTAATTCCGTCTAACACGCTGGGTATTTCACTGATCAACGTAGAAGAAGAACGTGTAATGAAAGACCAGCGTACATCGGGCCGGGCGCTTAACGGCGATGTAGAGTATTTCAATCCTGAGCTGCGTTTGAATTTGTATGTACTTATTTCGGCCAATTTCATCGGATCGAGCGGAGGCAGCAATACCGTGGCGCCGGAATATGAAGAAGGGCTGAAACAGCTTTCGTATGTAATCGGCTTTTTTCAGGGGCGCAATGTATTTACTACTGATAATTCGCCCACGCTGGATGCATCGGTAAAAAAACTGATTGTGGAGTTGTATTCGTTCAGTTTCGAGCAGCAATATAATTTCTGGTCGGTGGTGGGTGCCAAGTATATGCCTTCGGTGCTTTACCGGGTGCGTATGCTTACTTATCAGGAAAAACGTGTGAATGGCGTGCAAACGCCTATCGGAACCATTGATCTATCTCTTAATCAGCGTTAG
- a CDS encoding phage tail protein — protein sequence MATSYPPVGFHFKISFANQQISDGNVSFIHAQEVKGLSATIETAETIKEGGENTFVHKFPGRVTYSPITIVRGMVSGSAFVDWVKKAVERYQFSPVDLLVTLLDEQHQPLEYWYVVNAYPSKISTSDFNAQDNKIVIETLELNYQFFQRGNATGNKF from the coding sequence ATGGCTACCTCGTATCCTCCGGTTGGTTTTCATTTTAAAATCAGTTTTGCCAATCAGCAAATTTCAGACGGCAATGTCTCTTTTATTCATGCTCAGGAAGTAAAAGGGCTTTCTGCGACTATTGAAACAGCCGAGACAATTAAGGAAGGCGGGGAAAACACGTTTGTACACAAGTTTCCCGGCCGGGTAACCTATTCGCCGATTACAATTGTAAGAGGTATGGTGTCGGGCTCTGCATTTGTGGACTGGGTAAAAAAAGCGGTGGAGCGTTATCAGTTTAGTCCGGTTGATTTGTTGGTTACGTTGCTCGATGAGCAGCATCAGCCATTAGAGTACTGGTATGTGGTAAATGCTTACCCGTCAAAAATAAGCACATCCGATTTCAATGCACAGGATAACAAAATTGTAATTGAAACGCTGGAACTTAATTATCAGTTTTTCCAACGGGGTAATGCAACCGGAAATAAATTCTAA
- a CDS encoding T9SS type A sorting domain-containing protein, producing the protein MSILTYHKAFSIQLRHEYFTDEFAVNSRVSIEPTASCEELLARGRMVFRNTGKGAMVMYRSTSATSGTPSVELKGKQIFNFKLKLNDTTEFLNVTDMDLGTTTYSPENPVLLKYTANPPSSQVSLSVEFTDGYRSPRFSELFSLTGGSNTVEVFDITGTLVQTQTITSGIAASRQVLIDLSEQPAGYYEVRFTDSTSAVTSRRYFVGDDIQAGEVLAMISICYPLGTPAPLYTNNAVFDYEFLAKQLPWKFYILPRFIESSYFDEGNKPTIDVTELTVGAPSIVFAALNNSRPVSSITIGGINPIVFQSAQNIPLREERQYRFTLNSYKNPTSTQLINSLPQPDHSRPSSNPDVKEIFYYLDRLMIPV; encoded by the coding sequence ATGAGCATTCTCACCTATCATAAAGCATTCAGCATACAACTCCGGCACGAGTATTTTACCGATGAGTTTGCCGTAAACTCGCGCGTAAGCATTGAGCCAACTGCTTCGTGCGAAGAATTGCTTGCACGCGGACGTATGGTGTTTCGCAACACAGGCAAAGGCGCTATGGTAATGTATCGTTCCACATCGGCCACATCCGGCACACCTTCGGTGGAGTTGAAAGGGAAACAGATCTTCAACTTCAAACTGAAACTGAACGACACCACTGAATTTCTGAATGTAACCGATATGGATCTTGGAACGACCACTTATTCGCCCGAGAACCCCGTATTGTTGAAATACACGGCCAATCCGCCGTCATCACAAGTGTCGCTTTCGGTTGAATTTACGGATGGTTACCGTTCACCGCGTTTCAGTGAATTGTTTTCGTTAACCGGAGGCAGTAATACGGTAGAAGTGTTCGACATAACCGGCACACTGGTTCAAACACAAACCATCACCTCTGGCATTGCCGCTTCACGTCAGGTATTGATTGATTTGTCGGAACAGCCGGCCGGTTATTACGAAGTACGTTTTACAGATTCGACCAGCGCGGTAACCAGTCGCCGCTATTTTGTGGGCGATGATATTCAGGCAGGTGAAGTGCTTGCGATGATTTCTATCTGTTATCCGCTGGGCACACCGGCGCCCTTATACACCAACAATGCGGTGTTTGATTACGAGTTTCTGGCCAAACAACTGCCCTGGAAGTTTTACATACTTCCCCGCTTTATCGAAAGCAGTTATTTCGATGAAGGCAATAAACCTACTATTGATGTGACTGAACTAACGGTTGGTGCTCCTTCCATTGTGTTTGCTGCGCTTAACAATTCACGCCCGGTTTCGTCAATTACTATCGGAGGTATTAACCCGATAGTCTTTCAATCGGCACAAAATATTCCTTTGCGCGAAGAAAGGCAATACCGTTTCACATTGAACAGCTATAAAAACCCCACCAGTACTCAACTCATCAATTCACTTCCACAACCCGATCACTCACGCCCGTCATCCAATCCCGATGTAAAAGAAATTTTCTACTACCTCGACCGGCTGATGATTCCTGTATGA
- a CDS encoding phage tail sheath family protein, whose product MSNNTTPGVYIREIATLPPSVAPVATAVPAFIGYTEKGPLNQAVRVSSLLEYEATFGGAKKYGITVNLVSGVMTASLSTVTANLKHNMYYSLQMYFANGGGPCWIVSVGSYTDTIDATDYTGATAGFNVISKIDEPTLLVFPDAANLAAATYGPIVISALAQCNTLQDRFVIADYVGADFGNTDLTAYRTAVGTSNLKYGAAYGPDLKTSLNYSYDETGVTLTGTGWQGTANSLDDLSAAGSSTNLDQYAKAKTAIAQLSVTLPPSGAIAGIYASVDRDRGVWKAPANVSLANVIAPTLFVTDADQGLMNVDATTGKSINAIRSFTGKGTLVWGARTLAGNDNEWRYVNVRRLFNFAEESIKKATEFSVFEPNDRNTWTRVRTTITNFLTNLWRDGALVGATPEQAFFVAVGLGETMTAQDILEGKMIVKIGIAASRPAEFIYLEFSHKLQEA is encoded by the coding sequence ATGTCAAACAACACAACTCCCGGCGTATATATCCGGGAAATTGCAACACTTCCGCCCTCGGTGGCGCCGGTGGCAACGGCTGTGCCGGCTTTTATCGGTTATACTGAAAAAGGTCCGCTTAATCAGGCTGTGCGTGTATCGTCGCTTCTTGAATATGAAGCCACATTTGGCGGCGCAAAGAAATATGGAATCACCGTTAATCTTGTTTCCGGTGTAATGACAGCTTCTTTGTCAACCGTTACAGCTAACCTGAAACACAACATGTACTACAGTCTGCAGATGTACTTTGCCAATGGCGGAGGCCCCTGCTGGATTGTTTCGGTAGGCAGCTATACCGACACGATTGATGCCACAGATTATACCGGCGCTACAGCCGGATTTAATGTCATCTCAAAAATTGATGAACCCACATTGCTGGTATTTCCTGACGCGGCTAATCTTGCTGCAGCTACTTATGGGCCAATCGTAATTAGCGCACTTGCGCAATGCAATACCCTTCAGGATCGTTTTGTGATTGCTGATTATGTAGGTGCTGATTTCGGTAATACTGACCTTACTGCTTATCGCACAGCAGTTGGCACATCAAATCTCAAATATGGTGCAGCTTACGGCCCTGATCTGAAAACATCGTTGAATTATTCATATGATGAAACAGGTGTTACACTCACCGGTACAGGCTGGCAGGGAACCGCAAATTCGCTGGATGATCTTTCGGCTGCCGGTTCCAGCACCAATCTCGATCAGTATGCCAAAGCGAAGACTGCAATTGCCCAACTTAGCGTTACACTTCCGCCTTCCGGCGCCATTGCAGGCATTTACGCTTCGGTTGACCGCGACCGCGGGGTGTGGAAAGCGCCGGCCAACGTATCGCTTGCCAATGTAATTGCGCCCACGCTTTTTGTGACCGATGCCGATCAGGGTTTGATGAATGTGGATGCCACTACTGGCAAATCCATCAATGCTATCCGCTCGTTTACCGGTAAAGGCACTTTGGTGTGGGGCGCCCGTACACTGGCCGGTAACGACAATGAGTGGCGCTATGTAAACGTGCGTCGCCTGTTCAACTTTGCCGAGGAGAGCATCAAAAAAGCAACCGAGTTTTCGGTGTTTGAGCCTAACGACCGCAATACATGGACACGCGTGCGTACCACCATTACCAATTTCCTCACCAATCTCTGGCGAGACGGTGCGCTGGTAGGCGCTACACCTGAGCAGGCATTTTTTGTGGCTGTAGGTTTGGGCGAAACCATGACCGCGCAGGATATTCTCGAAGGCAAGATGATTGTGAAAATCGGTATTGCCGCTTCACGTCCGGCTGAGTTTATCTATCTGGAATTCTCTCACAAACTCCAGGAGGCGTAA
- a CDS encoding phage tail sheath family protein produces MQLYFANGGGPCWISSAGDYDKSIQTLVSTEIVAALAAFRQIDEVTLLAAPEYGTSSTSPANSYIEMLNQASALQDRFAILDVKHDTNATTSASAFRGLSLTNLKYGAAYYPPLNTGFNYRYTDLSVKVTGVPAILVPEYSRLDLINKGTGNSHKVEIPATINTATNTTALTITVGTVTEVFTAVTDFAVTNATVAYDALTTLIRNRASLLDKIIVVDDYSAPSPNDFLFVITAVGNGVSVNVTGTGLLATQVNTLTTNPAPVTLAANPALYRSVIAALNKQTITLSPSAAIAAVYASVDRDRGVWKAPANVSLNAVIQPAVMLNDADQSGLNVDAVSGKSINVIRQFSGKGNLVWGARTLAGNDTEWRYVNVRRLFCYAEESIKKAIEQVVFEPNDRQTWNRVRTMIGNFLTNLWRDGGLVGATPDQAFYVRVGLGETMTEQDLLDGRLVVKIGMAASRPAEFIELQFSHVLQQG; encoded by the coding sequence ATGCAGTTGTATTTTGCTAATGGTGGTGGGCCTTGCTGGATATCATCAGCCGGTGATTATGACAAGAGTATTCAAACCCTGGTTTCTACAGAAATTGTAGCTGCGCTTGCGGCTTTTCGTCAAATTGATGAAGTCACACTTCTTGCAGCTCCCGAGTATGGTACATCTTCCACTTCGCCGGCAAACAGCTACATTGAAATGCTTAATCAGGCTTCCGCATTGCAGGACCGTTTTGCGATTCTGGATGTGAAGCACGATACAAATGCAACAACTTCTGCATCAGCGTTTCGAGGATTGTCGCTTACCAATCTCAAGTATGGAGCTGCTTATTATCCGCCGCTGAATACTGGTTTTAATTATCGTTATACTGATCTGTCGGTTAAAGTAACGGGTGTGCCCGCAATATTGGTTCCCGAATACAGTCGTCTTGATTTAATAAATAAAGGCACAGGTAATTCGCATAAAGTAGAGATTCCTGCTACAATTAATACGGCAACCAATACAACTGCATTAACAATAACTGTTGGCACTGTTACTGAGGTTTTTACTGCTGTTACTGATTTTGCAGTTACCAATGCCACAGTTGCCTATGATGCACTTACGACACTTATCCGTAACAGGGCTTCTCTGCTTGATAAAATTATTGTGGTTGATGATTACTCAGCACCTTCTCCCAATGATTTCCTTTTCGTAATCACAGCTGTTGGAAACGGAGTATCAGTTAATGTAACGGGAACTGGTTTGCTTGCCACTCAGGTAAATACGTTAACTACAAATCCGGCGCCTGTTACACTTGCTGCAAATCCTGCACTCTATCGTTCGGTTATTGCAGCATTGAACAAACAAACAATTACGCTTTCTCCCTCGGCCGCTATTGCCGCAGTTTATGCTTCTGTTGACCGCGACCGCGGTGTGTGGAAAGCGCCGGCCAATGTATCGCTCAACGCCGTAATTCAGCCCGCAGTGATGCTGAATGATGCTGATCAGAGCGGACTGAATGTGGATGCGGTTTCGGGTAAATCAATCAACGTGATCCGCCAGTTCTCGGGCAAGGGCAATCTGGTGTGGGGCGCACGTACGCTTGCCGGCAACGATACCGAGTGGCGTTATGTAAATGTGCGCCGGTTGTTCTGTTATGCCGAAGAGAGCATTAAAAAAGCCATAGAGCAGGTGGTGTTTGAGCCAAACGACAGGCAAACCTGGAATCGTGTGCGCACCATGATTGGCAATTTCCTCACCAACCTCTGGCGCGATGGTGGTTTGGTAGGCGCAACACCCGATCAGGCTTTCTACGTGCGTGTGGGACTTGGCGAAACCATGACCGAGCAGGATTTGCTCGACGGCCGCCTTGTAGTAAAAATTGGCATGGCTGCCTCACGCCCGGCAGAATTTATCGAACTCCAATTCTCGCATGTATTGCAGCAAGGCTAA
- a CDS encoding N-acetylmuramoyl-L-alanine amidase — MSTSFTQKYPIIARYIDAPSKRRSGRLINKVVFIVAHDTGNPRSTAAQNVRYYQNSKNDMSASAHIFVDDKEIIECVPALTGTPEKAWHVHYNVTTDNQLYGVNANDSAIGVEYCYGGTINADEAYNRYVWVLAYICWKFNLDPSKCITGHFFLDPKRKTDPVSGLAQSRRTYEQLLRDVVEEYKECTGAELPAPEPVSQWPVSLKATVKLNIRKDKPGTRSPIVQTVAAGTLLTATAEVTGDSINNNNKWYVDAKGNFFWSGGVVKV; from the coding sequence ATGAGCACTTCATTCACACAAAAATATCCCATTATTGCCCGCTACATTGATGCGCCCAGCAAACGCCGCTCAGGCCGACTGATCAACAAAGTGGTATTCATTGTAGCGCACGATACGGGCAACCCACGCTCCACTGCCGCGCAGAATGTGCGGTACTATCAAAACTCCAAAAACGACATGAGTGCTTCGGCGCACATATTTGTCGATGACAAGGAGATTATTGAATGCGTGCCTGCACTCACAGGCACGCCGGAAAAAGCCTGGCACGTACACTATAATGTAACAACCGATAATCAGCTCTATGGTGTAAATGCCAATGATTCGGCTATTGGTGTGGAGTATTGTTATGGCGGCACAATAAATGCCGATGAGGCTTACAACCGCTACGTGTGGGTGCTGGCCTACATTTGCTGGAAGTTTAATCTTGATCCGTCAAAATGCATCACCGGACATTTCTTTCTTGACCCGAAACGCAAAACCGATCCGGTGAGCGGACTCGCTCAAAGCCGCCGTACCTATGAACAGCTGCTGCGCGATGTGGTGGAAGAGTACAAGGAATGTACCGGTGCTGAGCTTCCCGCCCCCGAGCCTGTAAGCCAATGGCCCGTTTCACTTAAAGCCACCGTAAAACTCAATATCCGGAAAGACAAACCGGGAACACGTTCGCCCATTGTGCAAACTGTAGCCGCAGGCACGCTCCTCACTGCCACCGCCGAAGTAACCGGCGATTCCATTAACAATAACAACAAATGGTATGTGGATGCAAAAGGGAACTTTTTCTGGAGCGGCGGAGTAGTGAAGGTGTAA
- a CDS encoding T9SS type A sorting domain-containing protein → MKKIISITCALIVVNICKAQYVPIPDTAFVNFLQSTFPLAMAGNMMDTTSPWIINPGAIFINNSNIKDITGIRYFDNLTVLDLSRNDSLRRISELPPSLLGLYLYDTPIDSLPALPANLINLELRNANIINWPAFPPNLSTFVCDTCGLSVLPPLPTTLGILRVVANSLTSIPSTFTSLIGLNVSDNQLTSLPPLPPTLTSFICSDNQLTSIPALPPPVYGFDCSRNPINVLPSLSIALQGLSCSGCGLTSLPALPPNVVVLDASNNFIQQLPVLPNGIQHLLVSNNQITSLSSLPQSLIKLDCSNNLITQIDSFPQNLYYLDCSNNQLGCLPQLPDRVGFETGRLLPNPVVCLPNYTSWMVGEPSLFSIPLCLPMNVNNCPTVSAIYGSTILDINNDCIGDNNDSLLNGIPLTLYNSAGTQIAQTSSSTIGNFIFTVPIGAYELSVDTTGLSFFNSCPGGLTRNLSLTTSTPIIQNENFQLFCNGSYDPGIKTGIRTGLVFPSLNHEVRFVAGDLSQLYGASCGAGNSGQIIINFTGAVSYQGNIPGCLIPVVSGNSLTYNISDFAFFDTQNAIGLIFQTDQTAQIGDTIYFSVIISGTGIDANPSNNIFYFEYPVVNSYDPNMKEVFPSVVQPGYFDYLLYTVHFQNNGTAPALNISVVDELSAMLDSSTFEFISASHNYTWTLTGRRLSVLFKDINLVDSATNYSGSQGWFQFKIKPSSVFPGGTMIPNYSAIYFDFNPPIYTNVAEVNYSLPIGISNTDFHKEFIFFPNPASDNITVVFPEYIEPITQITISDFAGRICLTEQVNATGSVVVSTEKLDPGCYIINAHINGIRFSQPIIISRN, encoded by the coding sequence ATGAAAAAAATAATATCAATAACGTGTGCATTAATTGTTGTAAATATTTGTAAAGCACAGTATGTTCCTATCCCCGATACGGCATTCGTTAATTTTTTACAGAGTACGTTCCCACTCGCTATGGCTGGAAATATGATGGATACCACAAGCCCATGGATAATAAATCCTGGGGCAATTTTTATTAATAATTCAAATATTAAGGATATTACAGGTATAAGATATTTTGATAATTTAACTGTATTGGATTTGAGTCGAAACGATTCTCTGCGGCGTATTTCTGAACTGCCTCCTTCTCTATTAGGGTTATATCTATACGATACGCCGATTGATTCATTACCTGCATTACCTGCAAATCTTATAAATTTAGAATTACGGAATGCCAACATAATTAATTGGCCTGCATTTCCGCCTAATTTATCTACTTTTGTTTGTGATACTTGTGGTCTTTCTGTTTTGCCGCCATTACCCACCACCCTTGGGATACTTCGGGTTGTTGCTAATTCATTAACATCAATTCCGTCGACATTTACATCATTAATCGGATTGAATGTAAGTGATAATCAACTTACTAGTCTGCCTCCACTGCCACCAACTTTAACAAGTTTTATATGTTCTGATAATCAATTAACCTCTATCCCAGCTCTTCCACCACCTGTATATGGGTTTGATTGTTCTCGTAATCCAATTAATGTACTGCCTTCATTATCGATTGCTTTACAAGGGCTTTCTTGTAGTGGATGTGGGTTAACCAGCTTGCCTGCACTGCCACCAAATGTTGTAGTGCTGGATGCTTCAAATAATTTCATACAACAGTTACCTGTATTGCCTAATGGTATTCAACATCTTCTTGTTTCTAACAATCAAATTACATCGCTCAGCTCACTTCCTCAGAGTTTAATTAAATTAGATTGCTCCAATAATTTAATTACACAGATTGACTCTTTCCCACAAAATTTGTACTACTTGGATTGCAGTAATAATCAACTTGGTTGTTTGCCTCAGTTACCGGATCGTGTAGGTTTTGAAACAGGCCGATTGCTTCCCAATCCAGTAGTTTGTTTACCTAATTACACAAGTTGGATGGTTGGCGAACCTTCATTATTCTCAATTCCACTTTGTTTACCTATGAATGTGAATAATTGTCCAACAGTGAGTGCTATTTATGGCTCCACTATTTTAGATATAAATAATGATTGTATTGGGGATAACAATGATTCATTATTAAACGGAATTCCATTAACTCTGTACAACTCTGCTGGGACCCAGATCGCTCAAACATCGTCGTCAACAATTGGGAATTTTATTTTTACGGTACCGATTGGTGCGTATGAACTCTCTGTTGATACAACAGGATTATCCTTTTTTAATTCATGTCCCGGCGGCTTAACCCGGAATTTATCACTTACAACATCAACGCCAATAATCCAAAACGAAAATTTTCAGCTTTTCTGTAATGGGAGTTATGATCCGGGCATAAAGACTGGAATAAGAACAGGCTTGGTATTTCCGTCTTTGAATCATGAAGTCAGGTTTGTGGCAGGTGATCTTTCTCAACTTTACGGTGCTTCGTGTGGTGCAGGAAATTCAGGTCAGATAATTATAAATTTTACTGGGGCAGTAAGTTACCAAGGTAATATTCCAGGTTGTCTGATACCAGTAGTTTCCGGAAACTCACTCACATATAACATCTCTGATTTTGCATTTTTTGACACTCAAAATGCGATAGGACTTATCTTTCAAACTGATCAAACCGCACAGATTGGAGATACTATTTATTTTTCAGTAATTATTTCGGGTACCGGCATAGATGCTAATCCATCCAACAACATATTTTACTTCGAATACCCGGTGGTTAATTCGTATGATCCAAATATGAAGGAGGTTTTTCCTTCTGTAGTTCAACCGGGCTATTTTGATTATTTACTATATACTGTACATTTTCAGAATAACGGAACGGCACCCGCATTAAATATTTCAGTTGTAGATGAGCTCAGTGCTATGTTGGATTCATCCACATTTGAATTTATTTCGGCCAGTCATAATTATACATGGACATTGACAGGTCGTAGATTAAGTGTTTTATTTAAAGATATTAATCTTGTAGATAGTGCTACTAATTATTCCGGATCACAAGGCTGGTTTCAGTTTAAAATTAAACCTTCGTCGGTTTTTCCCGGAGGCACAATGATCCCAAACTATTCAGCAATTTATTTCGATTTTAATCCACCAATTTATACTAATGTGGCTGAGGTGAATTATTCACTTCCGATAGGTATTAGTAATACAGATTTTCATAAAGAATTTATATTCTTCCCTAATCCCGCATCTGATAATATTACTGTTGTGTTTCCAGAATACATCGAACCTATTACACAAATTACGATCTCTGATTTTGCCGGCCGAATTTGTTTAACTGAGCAGGTGAATGCAACTGGTTCTGTTGTCGTTTCAACCGAGAAACTTGATCCCGGTTGTTATATCATAAATGCACATATAAATGGAATTCGCTTTTCGCAGCCAATAATTATTAGCAGAAATTGA
- a CDS encoding phage tail protein — protein MANEKEYPIAVFHFSVEWGGSRVGFTEVSGLTKEVQAIEYREGHSPDYIVTKMPGMQKVNNITLKRGMFKGDGELMTWLKTVQLNKIERRDLTISLLDETHQPVMTWQIKDAWPCKVEGPSLKSTGNEFAVESVELCHEGINLIVA, from the coding sequence ATGGCTAACGAAAAAGAATATCCGATTGCCGTGTTCCACTTCAGCGTAGAGTGGGGCGGAAGCCGTGTCGGTTTTACCGAAGTGTCTGGTCTCACCAAAGAAGTGCAGGCCATTGAATACCGCGAAGGTCACAGCCCTGATTACATCGTAACCAAGATGCCGGGCATGCAGAAAGTGAACAACATCACCCTCAAACGCGGCATGTTTAAAGGCGACGGCGAACTGATGACCTGGCTCAAAACCGTGCAGCTCAACAAAATTGAGCGTCGTGATCTCACCATCAGTCTGCTCGACGAAACGCACCAGCCCGTTATGACCTGGCAGATTAAAGATGCCTGGCCGTGCAAGGTTGAAGGTCCCTCGCTCAAATCAACCGGCAACGAATTTGCCGTGGAAAGTGTGGAACTCTGCCACGAAGGCATCAACCTTATCGTAGCATAA